A portion of the Burkholderia pseudomultivorans genome contains these proteins:
- the lon gene encoding endopeptidase La, whose translation MSGTQLLPPERITLPLLPLRDVVVFPHMVIPLFVGRPKSIKALEAAMEGGKHIMLVAQKTAAKDEPTEKDMYEVGCIANILQMLKLPDGTVKVLVEGLQRAKALSIEEQETQFSSEVMPLEPDHADSAETEALRRAIVSQFDQYVKLNKKIPPEILTSLSGIDEAGRLADMIAERLPLKLDQKQHILEMFPVIERLEHLLAQLEAEIDILQVEKRIRGRVKRQMEKSQREYYLNEQVKAIQKELGEGEEGADLEELEKRINAARMPKEAKKKADAELKKLKLMSPMSAEATVVRNYIDTLIGLPWRKKSKVNNDLSNAEQVLDEDHYGLEKVKERILEYLAVQQRVDKVKAPILCLVGPPGVGKTSLGQSIARATNRKFVRMALGGVRDEAEIRGHRRTYIGSMPGKILQSLAKVGVRNPLFLLDEVDKMGMDFRGDPSSALLEVLDPEQNHTFADHYIEVDFDLSDVMFVATSNSLNIPPPLLDRMEVIRLSGYTEDEKVSIAQRYLLPKQKKNNGLKDGEIEVTEQAIRDIIRYYTREAGVRSLEREVSKICRKVVKMLLLKKASGAIKVDGDNLDTFLGVRKYDFGLAAKENQVGQVTGLAWTEVGGDLLTIEAAVMPGKGNVIRTGSLGDVMKESVEAARSVVRSRSRRLGIKDEAFEKQDIHIHVPEGATPKDGPSAGGAMTTALVSVLTGIPVRADVAMTGEITLRGEVLPIGGLKEKLLAAHRGGIKLVLIPEENVKDLAEIPDNVKNAIEIVPVRWIDKVLELALERSPTPLPPEEEAKAAAPVADAAKDAGSTEVVKH comes from the coding sequence ATGTCAGGCACCCAACTTCTCCCGCCGGAACGCATCACGCTCCCGCTGCTGCCGCTGCGGGACGTCGTCGTTTTCCCGCACATGGTGATTCCGCTCTTCGTGGGCCGGCCGAAATCGATCAAGGCCCTCGAAGCAGCGATGGAAGGCGGCAAGCACATCATGCTGGTCGCCCAGAAAACCGCGGCCAAGGACGAACCGACCGAAAAGGACATGTACGAGGTCGGTTGTATCGCCAACATCCTGCAGATGCTGAAGCTGCCGGACGGCACCGTGAAGGTGCTCGTCGAGGGGCTGCAGCGCGCCAAGGCGTTGTCGATCGAAGAGCAGGAGACGCAGTTCTCCAGCGAAGTGATGCCGCTCGAGCCCGATCATGCGGACAGCGCCGAAACGGAAGCGCTGCGTCGCGCGATCGTGTCGCAGTTCGACCAGTACGTGAAGCTGAACAAGAAGATCCCGCCGGAGATTCTCACGTCGCTGTCGGGCATCGACGAAGCGGGCCGTCTCGCCGACATGATCGCCGAGCGCCTGCCGCTGAAGCTCGACCAGAAGCAGCACATCCTCGAGATGTTCCCGGTCATCGAGCGTCTCGAGCACCTGCTCGCGCAGCTCGAAGCCGAGATCGACATCCTGCAGGTCGAAAAGCGCATCCGCGGGCGCGTGAAGCGCCAGATGGAAAAGAGCCAGCGCGAGTACTACCTGAACGAGCAGGTCAAGGCGATCCAGAAGGAACTGGGCGAAGGCGAAGAGGGCGCGGATCTCGAGGAACTCGAGAAGCGCATCAACGCCGCGCGCATGCCGAAGGAAGCCAAGAAGAAGGCCGACGCCGAGCTGAAGAAGCTGAAGCTGATGTCGCCGATGTCGGCGGAAGCGACCGTCGTGCGCAACTACATCGACACGCTGATCGGCCTGCCGTGGCGCAAGAAGAGCAAGGTCAACAACGACCTGTCGAACGCCGAGCAGGTGCTCGACGAGGATCACTACGGCCTCGAGAAGGTCAAGGAACGGATCCTCGAGTATCTCGCGGTGCAACAGCGCGTCGACAAGGTGAAGGCGCCGATCCTGTGCCTCGTCGGGCCTCCGGGCGTCGGCAAGACCTCGCTCGGCCAGTCGATCGCCCGTGCGACGAACCGCAAGTTTGTCCGGATGGCGCTCGGCGGCGTGCGTGACGAGGCCGAGATCCGCGGCCACCGCCGCACGTATATCGGCTCGATGCCGGGCAAGATCCTGCAAAGCCTCGCGAAGGTCGGCGTGCGCAATCCGCTCTTCCTGCTCGACGAAGTCGACAAGATGGGCATGGATTTCCGCGGCGATCCGTCGTCGGCGCTGCTCGAAGTGCTCGATCCGGAACAGAACCACACGTTCGCCGACCACTACATCGAAGTCGACTTCGATCTGTCGGACGTGATGTTCGTCGCGACGTCGAACTCGCTGAACATCCCGCCGCCGCTGCTCGACCGGATGGAAGTGATTCGTCTGTCGGGGTACACGGAAGACGAGAAGGTCAGCATCGCGCAGCGCTACCTGCTGCCGAAGCAGAAGAAGAACAACGGCCTGAAGGACGGCGAGATCGAGGTCACTGAACAGGCGATCCGCGACATCATCCGCTACTACACGCGCGAAGCCGGTGTGCGTTCGCTCGAGCGGGAAGTGTCGAAGATCTGCCGCAAGGTCGTGAAGATGCTGCTGCTGAAGAAGGCATCGGGCGCGATCAAGGTCGACGGCGACAACCTCGACACGTTCCTCGGCGTGCGCAAGTACGACTTCGGCCTCGCGGCGAAGGAAAACCAGGTCGGTCAGGTGACGGGCCTCGCGTGGACGGAAGTCGGCGGCGATCTGCTGACGATCGAAGCCGCAGTGATGCCGGGCAAGGGCAACGTGATCCGCACCGGTTCGCTCGGCGACGTGATGAAGGAGTCGGTCGAGGCGGCGCGTTCGGTCGTGCGTTCGCGTTCGCGGCGTCTGGGCATCAAGGACGAAGCGTTCGAGAAGCAGGACATCCACATCCACGTGCCGGAAGGCGCGACGCCGAAGGACGGTCCGTCCGCCGGCGGTGCGATGACGACGGCGCTGGTGTCGGTGCTGACCGGTATCCCGGTGCGTGCCGATGTCGCGATGACGGGTGAAATCACGCTGCGTGGCGAAGTGCTGCCGATCGGCGGGCTGAAGGAGAAGCTGCTGGCGGCGCATCGCGGCGGCATCAAGCTCGTGCTGATCCCGGAAGAGAACGTGAAGGATCTCGCCGAGATTCCGGACAACGTGAAGAACGCGATCGAGATCGTGCCGGTCCGCTGGATCGACAAGGTGCTGGAGCTCGCGCTCGAACGTTCGCCGACGCCGCTGCCGCCGGAAGAAGAGGCGAAGGCTGCGGCGCCGGTCGCCGATGCCGCGAAGGATGCCGGCTCGACGGAAGTCGTCAAGCACTGA